Proteins encoded by one window of Bacteroidota bacterium:
- a CDS encoding T9SS type A sorting domain-containing protein, producing MRSKPFTLESYTLIAVAILGADKLHAQLITEDYDPDLRLMNWTVQTVEDSITIDIDGNGINDLVFNYYLEYYQSNIELEINDCVISIGVEENYSWSAYNIEFLDFGEQVGASHIWANEGNGIFTVSTFFSSFSSNWGINYQKDPFVDKYLPLKLQFGEDIYYGFVRLSIKTFGSHFFTGSYSETGSPLTIFSVSYNSIPNEPVFCDENVLTESVTLNEVRFYDDLDAQSFNDFTLEFYGSTPDYSEIRIYVIPSVEDVINFSVNEAMALDASRYYSIPAAEVLSPNIIHLPESLLDINGNVFDPDIYYSAFYMKIPIVGEDITLSLSTPLNILKPKAQHCDMSVDDISFNYLHQDGYFQVSFSADEEEYDISSYGVGLANEHTIEILLENHDYAYVDTSGLIQIPKTGASSYLVYLIGLDKDIWGNPLNVGAKYTPVIYGLGDGYFRDLLCYDQSGSFITYPLKDIKQTQIYYTDDLLTINIPIEMVGNSKVELVSISGQKIMSIDLIQENTTIEISLFPEGIYFASIRQNNEIKELQKINIY from the coding sequence ATGCGCTCCAAACCATTTACACTTGAATCCTATACGTTAATTGCAGTTGCTATCTTGGGTGCCGATAAACTGCATGCACAATTAATTACAGAGGATTATGATCCTGATCTGCGTTTGATGAATTGGACAGTTCAAACAGTTGAAGATTCTATTACAATTGATATTGATGGTAATGGAATAAATGATCTGGTATTTAACTATTATTTAGAATATTATCAAAGTAATATAGAACTCGAAATAAATGATTGCGTAATTAGTATTGGTGTTGAGGAAAATTATTCCTGGAGTGCGTATAATATCGAATTTTTAGATTTCGGGGAACAAGTTGGTGCATCTCATATTTGGGCAAATGAGGGTAATGGAATATTTACTGTTAGTACATTCTTTTCATCATTTAGTAGTAATTGGGGTATAAATTATCAGAAGGATCCTTTCGTAGATAAATATCTGCCACTCAAATTGCAATTTGGAGAAGATATCTATTACGGATTTGTGCGCCTTAGTATTAAAACTTTCGGCTCCCATTTTTTTACCGGTTCCTATTCTGAAACAGGTTCTCCGCTTACCATTTTTTCTGTATCCTATAATTCAATTCCCAATGAACCAGTGTTTTGCGATGAAAATGTTTTGACAGAATCTGTCACATTAAATGAGGTGAGATTTTATGATGATCTTGATGCCCAAAGTTTTAACGATTTCACCTTAGAATTTTATGGTTCTACTCCCGATTATTCTGAAATAAGAATTTATGTAATTCCTTCTGTTGAAGATGTTATTAATTTTTCTGTGAATGAAGCAATGGCGCTCGATGCGTCGAGATATTATTCCATTCCTGCAGCTGAGGTGCTTTCTCCAAATATCATTCATTTACCGGAATCGCTTCTCGACATTAATGGAAATGTATTTGATCCGGATATTTATTATTCTGCTTTTTACATGAAAATTCCGATCGTTGGGGAAGATATTACATTATCACTTTCTACGCCTTTAAATATTTTAAAACCGAAGGCTCAGCATTGTGACATGTCAGTGGATGACATTTCATTTAATTATTTGCATCAGGATGGATATTTTCAAGTCTCTTTTTCTGCTGACGAGGAGGAGTATGATATATCATCCTATGGAGTTGGATTAGCAAATGAACATACTATTGAAATATTATTAGAAAACCATGATTATGCATATGTAGATACAAGCGGATTGATTCAAATTCCAAAAACAGGAGCTTCCTCGTATCTTGTTTACCTGATTGGATTGGATAAAGATATTTGGGGAAACCCATTAAATGTTGGTGCTAAATACACGCCTGTAATTTATGGACTTGGTGATGGTTATTTTCGCGATCTATTGTGTTATGATCAGTCGGGATCATTTATTACATACCCACTAAAAGATATTAAACAAACACAAATTTATTATACCGACGATTTGCTTACAATTAATATTCCAATTGAAATGGTTGGCAACAGTAAGGTGGAATTAGTTTCGATAAGCGGACAGAAAATTATGTCGATAGATTTGATACAGGAAAATACAACAATTGAAATTAGTTTATTTCCCGAAGGGATTTATTTCGCATCCATTCGTCAAAACAATGAAATAAAAGAATTACAAAAGATCAATATTTATTAA